From a single Nicotiana tabacum cultivar K326 chromosome 8, ASM71507v2, whole genome shotgun sequence genomic region:
- the LOC107804459 gene encoding uncharacterized protein LOC107804459 isoform X2: MLQLMRCNARKQSADMNKEQVLAEDFREEDYSNRDKGFDYEDGKEKEAERRRKIGLANRGKVPWNKGRKHSPETREKIKQRTKEALSDPKVRRKMSECPRVLSNQTKIRIRTSLRKLWGERLKWKRSREKFFQSWAESIANAAKAGGGDQEELEWDSYDTIKREIALEQLQSAAEKAKAKEMARIRAERAAQRKTEKMQRLAQRRKEREEKQKVEGKIKRPRRLSKQEKEELAVAEELKLKAKLVKIQKKKSTPSQVCREHQRAWERLDVGFIKRAHVQNTVSLADQIRVAKKRTEVVNGKAFSITSSGSVEISAEA, from the exons atgttgcagttaatgaGGTGTAATGCAAGAAAACAAAGTGCTGATATGAACAAGGAGCAAGTTTTGGCTGAAGACTTTCGAGAAGAGGATTATTCCAACAGAGACAAGGGTTTTGACTATGAGGATGGTAAGGAAAAGGAAGcagagagaagaagaaagattGGATTAGCAAACAGAGGAAAAGTGCCATGGAACAAAGGCAGAAAACACAGTCCAG AGACTCGTGAAAAGATCAAACAGAGAACCAAAGAAGCTTTGAGTGATCCAAAG GTAAGACGAAAGATGTCTGAATGTCCACGCGTTCTAAG CAATCAGACCAAGATAAGAATACGCACATCTCTGAGAAAACTGTGGGGGGAACGCTTAAAATGGAAAAGGTCAAGGGAGAAATTCTTTCAGTCATGGGCTGAAAGCATTGCAAATGCTGCTAAGGCAGGTGGGGGTGACCAAGAAGAACTAGAATGGGACAGCTATGACACGATTAAAAGAGAGATAGCTCTCGAACAGCTTCAGTCAGCTGCAGAAAAGGCTAAGGCAAAAGAAATGGCACGCATACGAGCTGAGAGAGCAGCACAGAGAAAGACAGAAAAGATGCAGAGACTAGCTCAAAGGAGAAAAGAacgagaagaaaaacaaaaagttgaaggaaaaaTAAAGAGACCGAGGAGACTGTCAAAGCAAGAGAAAGAAGAGCTAGCTGTTGCTGAAGAATTGAAACTCAAGGCTAAATTAGTGAAG ATTCAGAAGAAGAAGTCCACACCCAGTCAGGTTTGCAGAGAACATCAACGAGCTTGGGAAAGACTTGATGTAGGGTTCATAAAGAGAGCACACGTACAAAATACAGTTTCACTTGCAGATCAGATTCGTGttgccaaaaagagaacggaggtTGTGAATGGAAAAGCCTTTAGTATTACATCctctggatccgttgaaatatcaGCAGAGGCCTAA
- the LOC107804459 gene encoding uncharacterized protein LOC107804459 isoform X1 encodes MRLSIFSPMKLSPHLSINTSHSTFLSPTSACVAECTRSRLSISKSIYHASVVQNNSLSSGFSVSSKGEDSCKLLYARNGPAEMLQLMRCNARKQSADMNKEQVLAEDFREEDYSNRDKGFDYEDGKEKEAERRRKIGLANRGKVPWNKGRKHSPETREKIKQRTKEALSDPKVRRKMSECPRVLSNQTKIRIRTSLRKLWGERLKWKRSREKFFQSWAESIANAAKAGGGDQEELEWDSYDTIKREIALEQLQSAAEKAKAKEMARIRAERAAQRKTEKMQRLAQRRKEREEKQKVEGKIKRPRRLSKQEKEELAVAEELKLKAKLVKIQKKKSTPSQVCREHQRAWERLDVGFIKRAHVQNTVSLADQIRVAKKRTEVVNGKAFSITSSGSVEISAEA; translated from the exons ATGCGTCTCTCCATCTTCTCCCCCAT GAAATTATCTCCTCATCTTTCTATCAATACCTCGCATAGTACTTTTCTTTCCCCAACTTCAGCTTGTGTCGCTGAGTGTACACGAAGTAGACTGAGCATATCAAAGTCAATTTATCATGCATCTGTGGTTCAGAACAACTCCTTATCATCTGGCTTTTCTGTTTCATCCAAAGGAGAAGACTCGTGTAAATTGTTATATGCTAGAAATGGTCCGGcagagatgttgcagttaatgaGGTGTAATGCAAGAAAACAAAGTGCTGATATGAACAAGGAGCAAGTTTTGGCTGAAGACTTTCGAGAAGAGGATTATTCCAACAGAGACAAGGGTTTTGACTATGAGGATGGTAAGGAAAAGGAAGcagagagaagaagaaagattGGATTAGCAAACAGAGGAAAAGTGCCATGGAACAAAGGCAGAAAACACAGTCCAG AGACTCGTGAAAAGATCAAACAGAGAACCAAAGAAGCTTTGAGTGATCCAAAG GTAAGACGAAAGATGTCTGAATGTCCACGCGTTCTAAG CAATCAGACCAAGATAAGAATACGCACATCTCTGAGAAAACTGTGGGGGGAACGCTTAAAATGGAAAAGGTCAAGGGAGAAATTCTTTCAGTCATGGGCTGAAAGCATTGCAAATGCTGCTAAGGCAGGTGGGGGTGACCAAGAAGAACTAGAATGGGACAGCTATGACACGATTAAAAGAGAGATAGCTCTCGAACAGCTTCAGTCAGCTGCAGAAAAGGCTAAGGCAAAAGAAATGGCACGCATACGAGCTGAGAGAGCAGCACAGAGAAAGACAGAAAAGATGCAGAGACTAGCTCAAAGGAGAAAAGAacgagaagaaaaacaaaaagttgaaggaaaaaTAAAGAGACCGAGGAGACTGTCAAAGCAAGAGAAAGAAGAGCTAGCTGTTGCTGAAGAATTGAAACTCAAGGCTAAATTAGTGAAG ATTCAGAAGAAGAAGTCCACACCCAGTCAGGTTTGCAGAGAACATCAACGAGCTTGGGAAAGACTTGATGTAGGGTTCATAAAGAGAGCACACGTACAAAATACAGTTTCACTTGCAGATCAGATTCGTGttgccaaaaagagaacggaggtTGTGAATGGAAAAGCCTTTAGTATTACATCctctggatccgttgaaatatcaGCAGAGGCCTAA